The genomic DNA GTTCGAGCGCCTGTTCTCGGCCTCGTCACAGATGCATAAGATCATCAGCGGCCGCAATCTGGATATGCAACGCAAGATGCTGGCAGCCATGGAGAAGGAAACCGGCAAGGACATCTGGTGGCAGACCGAAAATGTGATGCTGCAGGCCCGTGTCGCCGTCGATGCTATCGAGTCGCTGTCGACGTCGGGCAAGATGTCCGCAGAGAGCGTGCAGGTGGTCGAAACCGTTTATACTAAGGCTTATGAAGAGGCCAAGGCATATGGCGCAGCCAACCGGCCTGCTGCAGGAACTGCCAAGACGGCTGCAGACCCGTTCTGGTTTGACATTGCCAGCACCGCCGACAGCCTCGCATTGTCGATCAAGACCCTGCGGCGCGATCAGGGAGACGGCAAAAAGAACGTATCGCGTGATCTGGACGATATAACCCGCAGCTTCAACCGGCTGGTCGAGCGCTACAATGAGCGCAACCAGATGCGTCAGCGCTATATTGCGTCGACCGGAAGATAAGCGACAGCGCCGTGCCGGATGCCAGAGGCGCCGGCCGGCACAATTTGATTCACTGCAACGAGATGGTTTTTCGGGAGGGGGCAAGGGCGCCGTAATAATCACAACAAACAGCTCATGTCTGTAATGGATACTCCGATAAACACTACGGGTTTACTTGAACACCGTCATACCAGACAGGGCATACCATGCGCGTTTCCACCCGACTCATTGTCATTCTTCTTGCGAGCTTTCTCGGCCTGCTGTTGCTAGCGGGCTTCTCTCTCTACAGCATCCGGAGCGCGCTTTCCCACGAAAAAGAAACGTTCATCGTCAGCCAACTGAAAGCAGCGGAAGGCATCCTCAAGCACTATGCTGACCAGGAAAAGCTGGGCAAGCTCACCCTGGCGGAAGCCCAGGCCCGTGCAGCGCAGACGCTGAACATGATGAAGTACGACGATTTCTATTACTTCGCCCGCACCCGAGACAACGTGCTGGTCGTACATACCAAGGCCGAGCGCATCGGCAAGGTCGATACCGGCAGTAAACTTCCCGATGGGCGCACCACGGTCGACGCCTATAATGACGCGCTGAAGGGCGGCGTGACCTACGGGCTGACCGAGATCCTGACATCGCGCAAGGGCAGCACGCAGGAGTTGCCGAAACTCAATGGCGTCTTCCGCTTTGAGCCGTGGGGCTGGGTGGTGGGCACCGGCATGTTTACCGACGACATCGCCAAAACCTTCTGGGCCAGCGCGTGGGTGCTGCTGGGCATCGGTTTCGCCGTGCTGGTTGTGGTTGCCGGTCTGGCGCTGACTATGTCGCGGCAGATCGTCGGTGCACTCGGTGGCGAACCAGCCTATGCGGTTCAGGTAGTCGAGGCGATTGCCGGCGGCAATCTGTCCACCGAGATCCAGACCCGCGGTAAGCCGCACAGCCTTCTGGCTGTCATGCGTACCATGCAGACCAGTCTGCGCGGCATGATTGAACAAATCTCTCTGTCGTCCCGGCAACTGGCTGAGACTGCACGCAGCATGAATGAGCAGATGGGCAAGCTGGATGTCGCATCGACGGCGGCCAACGAATCGACCTCTTCGGCAGCGGCGGCCATTGAGCAACTGTCGGTCAGTATCGATCACATATCCGAGAACGCACGGGAAACCGAGGTCGATTCGCACGGTGTAGCCGAACTCGCCCAGCAGGGCCGGACCGTCGCCCATGACGTGTCGGAAAGCATTCGCTCGATTTCCGGTGAGATTGGTGCCGCATCAAGCCAAGTGGTGTTGCTGGCCGAGCGCACGAGCAATATCAGCGGTATTGCCGATACCATCCGTGATATTGCTGACCAGACAAATCTGCTGGCGCTGAATGCGGCGATTGAAGCTGCACGTGCAGGAGAGGCGGGGCGAGGATTTGCCGTGGTTGCGGACGAAGTACGCAAGCTGGCAGAGCGAACGGCGCAGGCGACTAACGAAATTTCCACCATTATCCAGGCTGTAGTCAAGGAAACGGCGACTGTCTCCGAGGTCATGGATCATGTGAATCCGATGGTTGTGGCCGGGGTCACCCAGGTAAACCAGTTGGCCTCCGCTCTCGGCGAAATCAATGACCGTATGAGCCGGACTTTGGCTCGCTTCCGAAGTGTTGCGGAAGCGGTTGCAGAGCAGAGCCAAGCCGGCACCAATCTGGCAGGCGACGTCGAGCGCGTAGTCGGCGTGGTTGAAGAAACTCAGTCGACAGTGCAATTCTCGCGCGCAGCAGCCAGCCAGCTCGAATCGCTGGCGCTTGGCCTGCAGAGGGAAGTTTCTCGCTTCTCGGTCTGACGCACTCTCGGCTTTTTTCAGGAATTAGGGGGCGGATCACTTTGCTAAGGACCAGACATGAAGTATCCATTCATCTCCCGTCATCGGACGGTCTGGTCGGTCAGTGATTTATGTCTGGCGTTGGGCGTGTCGCGTAGTGGCTTCTACGAATGGCATGACCGCTCGCCAAGTGCTCGCCAGTGTGCCAATGAGCGGCTGATCAGCCGTGTCCGGGAGAGCTTCCAGGCGAGTGATTGCACCTATGGCAGCCCCCGAGTATGGCGTGATTTGCGCAATTGGGGTGAACGCTGTGGCCGACATCGCGTGGCACGGCTGATGCGGGGGGCCAAGCTGGTGGCACGGTCCAGGCGGCGCCGCTGCCCCACGGATACGGGGCCTCGCTCTGCGCACATGATCGCCGCCAATCTACTGGACAGGGACTTTACGGCCAGCGCCCCCAACCAGAAGTGGGTCGCAGACTTCACCTATGTCTGGACAGCAGAAGGCTAGCTCTACGTGGCTGCGGTGATGGATTTGTATTCGCGCCGCATCGTCGGCTGGTCGATGAAAGCCAACATGACCTCGCAATTGGTGACCGATGCGTTGATGATGGCGTTGCATCGTCGAGGCCGTCCGCTGTCATTTTCAGAAGGCAACTGCACGGAATGTCAGGAGCCGATTGCACTGCAAGTACCGACAAACTCCTCACTGTTTGCTGGCTGGCAAGCAAAACGTCATTTTGTTATTTCGACTATTGTTGTATTGTTAACGTGTGGAAAAAACACAGCCACCACGATCTTTGAATCGCTGTCATCTGGCTTGCGGCTGGATGTGTACCGGCTTCTGGTGCGATAGGGCACTGAGGGCAACGAGCACGTGCGAGGCGAATCCACTTGTGCTGCAGGTTGGCGTTGATACCGTGCGACAGCGTTACCGCGGCAATCGAGGCGTCGGGCTGGGTACACTAGGCGACGATTCGGGCCTTGAGGGATTTGGGATAAGAACGCCGTTGGCGTAAAGAGGAGAGATCAGTCT from Microvirgula aerodenitrificans DSM 15089 includes the following:
- a CDS encoding methyl-accepting chemotaxis protein encodes the protein MRVSTRLIVILLASFLGLLLLAGFSLYSIRSALSHEKETFIVSQLKAAEGILKHYADQEKLGKLTLAEAQARAAQTLNMMKYDDFYYFARTRDNVLVVHTKAERIGKVDTGSKLPDGRTTVDAYNDALKGGVTYGLTEILTSRKGSTQELPKLNGVFRFEPWGWVVGTGMFTDDIAKTFWASAWVLLGIGFAVLVVVAGLALTMSRQIVGALGGEPAYAVQVVEAIAGGNLSTEIQTRGKPHSLLAVMRTMQTSLRGMIEQISLSSRQLAETARSMNEQMGKLDVASTAANESTSSAAAAIEQLSVSIDHISENARETEVDSHGVAELAQQGRTVAHDVSESIRSISGEIGAASSQVVLLAERTSNISGIADTIRDIADQTNLLALNAAIEAARAGEAGRGFAVVADEVRKLAERTAQATNEISTIIQAVVKETATVSEVMDHVNPMVVAGVTQVNQLASALGEINDRMSRTLARFRSVAEAVAEQSQAGTNLAGDVERVVGVVEETQSTVQFSRAAASQLESLALGLQREVSRFSV